The Chitinivorax sp. B genome window below encodes:
- a CDS encoding helix-turn-helix transcriptional regulator, protein MAQSNHLIDTLKRQLRAYGLTYADVAQRINLSESSVKRLLSRKEMTLTRLEELCGLLDMELSDLARLATEHEATVRHLTAAQEKELVSDSTLLLVAVCIINHWTASRIVATYRLTEAECIQHMLRLDRLGLIDLMPGNRVRLKVARDFSWLPSGPIEYFFRQRVRDDFLNTKFDQSGEQLLFVHGMLTPEANAKLQQRMRRLAQEFAELHQESTDAPESTRFGSSLLLAIRSWELSAFEALRREPDPRRFPGA, encoded by the coding sequence ATGGCCCAATCCAATCACTTGATCGATACTCTGAAACGGCAACTGCGCGCCTATGGTTTGACTTATGCGGATGTTGCCCAGCGCATTAATCTGTCAGAATCCAGCGTCAAACGCCTGTTGTCACGTAAGGAAATGACTCTGACCAGGTTGGAAGAGTTGTGTGGTCTGCTGGATATGGAATTGAGTGATCTGGCCCGTTTGGCCACAGAACACGAAGCCACTGTACGTCACTTGACTGCAGCGCAAGAAAAGGAACTGGTGTCTGATAGTACTTTGCTGTTGGTTGCAGTTTGTATCATCAATCACTGGACTGCATCACGGATTGTGGCGACGTATCGGTTGACAGAGGCCGAGTGTATCCAGCATATGTTGCGGTTGGACCGTTTGGGATTGATCGATTTGATGCCTGGAAATCGGGTTCGACTTAAGGTGGCGCGTGATTTTTCATGGTTGCCCAGTGGTCCAATTGAATATTTCTTCCGCCAGCGGGTACGGGATGATTTTCTGAATACCAAGTTTGATCAATCGGGCGAACAATTGTTGTTTGTACATGGCATGCTGACACCGGAGGCAAATGCGAAATTGCAGCAGCGTATGCGCCGACTGGCACAAGAGTTTGCCGAACTGCACCAGGAAAGCACCGATGCCCCGGAATCGACCCGATTTGGCAGCAGCCTGCTATTGGCGATTCGTAGCTGGGAGCTGAGCGCCTTTGAGGCGCTGCGTCGGGAACCTGATCCACGGCGATTCCCTGGCGCATAA
- a CDS encoding LPS-assembly protein LptD, which yields MRNRTMRPFHLTPIALLLLASTSHAEGPTAPLKLDSNLILNPPRGEPVGAWHLSADKIEGSPQTQLNASGNVQLRRRGALIAADTMCYRSNPEQIEAEGNARAEQYGDIVWGDQMLLRQDNSTGFVNNARYQMGLGARGTARKMVMEGEKQYSFETGSFTTCQPDNDDWVFRSDKLTLDYNRNVGEAHHTTLHFLGVPVLYWPWMDFSLNGQRKTGFLPPIQGSSNKGGFEITLPFYWNIAPNYDAEIAPRIISRRGLALNTEFRYLQPSFTGTLKSEVLNSDRLTNTRRSYVSFQHQHKLLDNLHANLNLQRASDDEYFIDLSNKVSSTSQGILPREGSLTYTNSGWVAQTRVQRYQTLKDEQLNLVSAPYARVPQVQLTRQGYDGFGTNYNFMGEYTHFSHPTQVSGKRLVINPSISTTLNTTYAYITPKLGLHYTQYNIDRFDQTPGYRYKRTLPIFSTDAGIVLERDDSWFGNEFVQTLEPRIFYVRTPYREQNQLPLFDSALRDFNYASMFSENQFAGQDRINDANQITAAVTTRFLETSTGRERLRFGVGQRFYRSPQRVTLTPQAEDPSGRSRNSSDIITFGGGQLTNSLDVDATWQYNSSIHKTQRIDYNFRYQPAIGKAINLGYRMNRDLLRQVDFSTQWPISSRWSGVGRVAYSLKDRKNLESLAGIEYNAGCWVLRLVGQRFVASTNQVNSNIFLQIELSDVARIGTNPLELLARTIPGYSKLTASPQPLQSDAYK from the coding sequence GTGCGCAACCGTACTATGCGGCCGTTCCACCTGACTCCTATTGCACTGCTCCTGCTGGCATCCACCTCCCATGCGGAAGGCCCAACAGCCCCGTTGAAGCTGGATTCCAATCTCATCCTCAATCCGCCCCGCGGGGAGCCGGTTGGCGCCTGGCACCTGTCGGCAGACAAGATTGAGGGTAGTCCTCAAACCCAGCTTAACGCCAGTGGCAATGTGCAATTACGCCGCCGAGGAGCGTTGATCGCCGCTGATACCATGTGTTATCGCAGCAATCCAGAACAGATCGAAGCCGAAGGCAATGCCCGTGCCGAACAGTATGGGGACATTGTATGGGGTGATCAAATGCTGCTGCGACAGGATAACTCAACCGGTTTTGTAAACAATGCCCGTTATCAGATGGGACTTGGTGCACGCGGCACTGCTCGCAAAATGGTGATGGAAGGCGAGAAACAATACAGTTTCGAGACTGGTAGCTTCACCACCTGCCAACCCGACAACGACGATTGGGTATTCCGCAGTGACAAACTGACACTGGATTACAACCGCAACGTAGGTGAAGCCCATCACACCACCTTGCATTTCCTTGGCGTACCAGTCCTGTATTGGCCCTGGATGGATTTTTCATTGAATGGTCAACGTAAAACGGGCTTTCTTCCCCCGATACAAGGCTCATCCAACAAGGGTGGTTTTGAAATCACGCTACCGTTTTACTGGAATATTGCACCCAACTACGATGCAGAGATTGCACCACGTATCATCAGCCGACGCGGTTTGGCGCTGAATACCGAGTTTCGTTATCTGCAGCCCTCGTTCACCGGCACCTTGAAGTCAGAGGTACTGAACAGTGACCGACTCACCAATACCCGCCGGTCTTATGTTTCGTTCCAACATCAGCACAAGCTGCTGGATAACCTGCATGCCAATTTGAATTTGCAGCGTGCTTCTGACGATGAATATTTCATCGACCTCAGCAACAAGGTCAGCTCAACTTCACAAGGTATTCTGCCTCGAGAAGGCTCGCTGACGTATACGAATTCGGGGTGGGTCGCACAGACCAGAGTGCAACGCTACCAGACGCTCAAAGACGAACAGCTCAATCTGGTATCAGCCCCTTATGCACGCGTACCTCAAGTCCAGTTAACCAGACAGGGCTATGATGGCTTCGGGACCAATTACAACTTCATGGGTGAATATACCCATTTCTCCCATCCGACCCAGGTTTCCGGCAAACGTCTGGTGATCAATCCATCGATCTCCACCACGCTGAATACCACTTATGCCTACATCACACCGAAGCTTGGGCTGCATTACACCCAATACAACATTGACCGGTTTGATCAGACCCCTGGCTATCGGTACAAACGGACACTACCCATTTTCAGCACCGATGCAGGCATCGTGCTGGAGCGCGACGATTCATGGTTCGGTAACGAATTCGTGCAAACATTGGAGCCACGTATCTTCTACGTACGCACACCTTACCGTGAACAAAACCAATTGCCACTTTTTGACAGCGCTCTGCGTGACTTCAACTATGCATCGATGTTCAGCGAAAACCAGTTTGCGGGCCAGGACCGCATCAATGATGCAAATCAGATCACTGCGGCAGTCACGACACGCTTTCTGGAAACCTCAACGGGCCGAGAACGGTTGAGGTTTGGAGTGGGGCAGCGCTTTTACCGAAGCCCACAACGAGTCACCTTGACGCCACAGGCCGAAGACCCGTCCGGACGCTCTCGCAATTCATCTGACATCATCACTTTCGGCGGCGGTCAGCTGACTAATAGCTTGGATGTGGATGCCACTTGGCAATACAACTCCAGTATTCACAAAACACAGCGTATTGATTACAACTTCCGATACCAACCGGCAATTGGCAAAGCCATCAATCTTGGCTATCGCATGAACCGTGACTTGCTGAGGCAAGTTGATTTCTCTACCCAGTGGCCTATTAGCAGCCGCTGGTCTGGCGTAGGCCGGGTTGCCTATTCGTTGAAGGATCGGAAGAATCTAGAGAGCTTGGCAGGTATTGAATACAATGCCGGCTGCTGGGTATTACGCTTGGTTGGCCAGCGCTTTGTGGCCAGCACCAATCAGGTCAACAGCAATATTTTCCTACAGATTGAATTGTCCGACGTTGCGCGAATCGGCACCAACCCGCTGGAATTGCTAGCGCGGACGATTCCTGGTTATTCAAAATTGACGGCATCACCGCAGCCTCTACAAAGCGATGCCTACAAATAA
- a CDS encoding amino acid ABC transporter ATP-binding protein, with the protein MISIKNVSKWYGQFQVLTDCSTEVKKGEVVVVCGPSGSGKSTLIKCVNALEPFQKGEIIVDNISVGSPKTDLPKLRSRVGMVFQHFELFPHLSITENLTIAQVKVLKRNPDEARDKGLKLLDRVGLKAHAEKFPGQLSGGQQQRVAIARALAMDPIAMLFDEPTSALDPEMINEVLDVMTELAHEGMTMMCVTHEMGFAKRVANRVIFMDRGQIIEDCTKDEFFGTQRSERAQQFLSKILQH; encoded by the coding sequence ATGATTTCTATCAAGAACGTCAGCAAGTGGTACGGCCAGTTCCAGGTGCTCACCGACTGCTCGACTGAGGTCAAGAAAGGTGAAGTGGTTGTGGTCTGCGGCCCGTCCGGCTCGGGTAAGTCCACGTTGATCAAGTGTGTGAATGCATTGGAGCCATTTCAAAAAGGCGAGATCATTGTCGACAATATTTCGGTTGGTTCACCCAAAACAGATCTCCCCAAGTTACGCTCACGGGTGGGAATGGTCTTCCAGCATTTTGAACTGTTCCCGCACCTATCAATCACGGAAAACCTGACGATTGCCCAAGTCAAAGTCTTGAAACGCAATCCTGATGAAGCTCGTGATAAGGGGTTGAAGTTACTCGACCGCGTTGGCTTGAAAGCGCATGCTGAGAAATTCCCTGGCCAATTGTCTGGTGGACAACAACAGCGTGTCGCCATTGCCCGTGCCCTGGCAATGGACCCAATTGCCATGCTGTTTGACGAACCGACTTCAGCATTGGACCCGGAAATGATCAACGAAGTCCTGGATGTGATGACCGAACTGGCCCACGAAGGCATGACCATGATGTGCGTAACGCACGAAATGGGTTTTGCCAAACGTGTCGCCAACCGGGTCATCTTCATGGATCGCGGTCAGATTATTGAGGATTGTACGAAGGACGAGTTCTTCGGTACCCAGCGCTCAGAACGTGCGCAGCAGTTCCTGTCCAAAATTCTGCAACATTGA
- a CDS encoding glutamate/aspartate ABC transporter substrate-binding protein: protein MRVSKTILAMLVTGIAASGAVHAAELTGTLKKIKDSGSITIGHRESSIPFSYMDDKQKVVGYSHEIAMAVVNEVKKQLSTPGLIVKLNSVTSQTRIPLVQNGTVDLECGSTTNNTERQKQVAFSNSIFVIGTRLMTKKDSGVKDFPDLSGKNVVTTAGTTSERIIRKMNAEKSMGMNIISAKDHGESFLMLETGRAVAFMMDDALLYGEMAKAKNAKDWVVTGKPQSFEAYGCMMRKDDPQFKKVVDDTIAGLMKSGKVNEIYKRWFQSPIPPKGLNLNFPLSDDMQALIKNPNDKAFE from the coding sequence ATGCGCGTCAGCAAGACCATTCTGGCCATGTTGGTTACTGGTATTGCCGCATCAGGAGCAGTACACGCTGCGGAACTGACCGGCACCCTGAAAAAAATCAAGGATAGCGGGTCCATCACCATCGGCCACCGCGAATCGTCGATTCCTTTTTCCTACATGGACGACAAACAGAAAGTGGTTGGCTACTCGCATGAAATTGCGATGGCCGTTGTTAATGAAGTGAAAAAACAACTCAGCACCCCTGGGCTGATTGTTAAACTCAACTCCGTCACCTCGCAGACACGCATTCCGCTGGTACAGAATGGCACAGTGGACCTGGAGTGCGGTTCTACCACCAACAACACCGAGCGCCAGAAGCAAGTCGCCTTTTCCAACTCGATTTTCGTCATTGGCACTCGCCTGATGACCAAAAAAGATTCTGGTGTCAAAGATTTTCCAGATCTGTCTGGCAAGAATGTCGTGACTACTGCTGGCACCACCTCTGAACGGATCATTCGTAAAATGAATGCCGAAAAGAGTATGGGTATGAACATCATCAGCGCCAAAGACCATGGCGAATCATTCCTGATGCTGGAAACCGGCCGCGCTGTAGCCTTCATGATGGATGATGCACTGCTGTACGGTGAAATGGCCAAAGCAAAGAATGCGAAAGACTGGGTCGTGACCGGTAAACCTCAATCTTTTGAAGCTTATGGCTGCATGATGCGCAAGGATGACCCTCAATTCAAGAAAGTGGTCGATGACACCATTGCGGGTTTGATGAAGAGCGGCAAGGTCAATGAAATCTATAAACGCTGGTTCCAAAGCCCGATTCCGCCCAAGGGTCTAAACCTCAATTTTCCATTGAGCGACGATATGCAAGCATTGATCAAGAATCCGAACGACAAGGCATTCGAGTAA
- a CDS encoding ABC transporter permease subunit (The N-terminal region of this protein, as described by TIGR01726, is a three transmembrane segment that identifies a subfamily of ABC transporter permease subunits, which specificities that include histidine, arginine, glutamine, glutamate, L-cystine (sic), the opines (in Agrobacterium) octopine and nopaline, etc.) produces MAYEFDWSSIPGAVPALLDGAKITFEVLLTALTVAIPFGALLAVMRLSSSKPLSWFAAAYTNTFRSIPLLMVILWFYLIVPQLLRSVLGGDIENIGLVSAMTAFALFESAYYAEIFRAGIQSVPKGQMGAATALGMTNSQAMILIILPQAFRNMTPLLLTQAIVLFQDTSLVYIIGVMDFLKAAYSVGERDGRIVEMLIFAGAMYFIVSFAMSHAVKQLQKRMGK; encoded by the coding sequence ATGGCCTACGAATTTGACTGGAGTTCCATACCTGGCGCGGTACCGGCGCTACTCGACGGAGCCAAGATCACCTTTGAAGTATTACTGACTGCCTTGACGGTTGCCATCCCGTTTGGTGCGTTGCTGGCTGTCATGCGCTTATCGTCCAGTAAGCCCCTCTCATGGTTTGCGGCAGCGTATACCAATACCTTCCGATCAATTCCATTGCTGATGGTGATCTTGTGGTTCTACCTGATTGTGCCACAACTGCTGCGCTCAGTATTAGGAGGTGACATCGAGAATATTGGCTTGGTATCAGCCATGACCGCCTTCGCCTTGTTTGAATCAGCCTACTATGCGGAAATTTTCCGTGCTGGTATCCAAAGTGTGCCCAAAGGCCAGATGGGGGCTGCCACAGCGTTGGGAATGACCAATAGCCAAGCCATGATCCTGATCATCCTGCCACAGGCATTTCGCAATATGACGCCATTGCTACTGACACAGGCAATCGTATTGTTTCAGGACACCTCGCTGGTCTATATCATCGGCGTAATGGATTTCCTGAAAGCGGCGTATTCCGTAGGTGAACGCGATGGCCGGATCGTTGAAATGCTGATCTTTGCCGGTGCCATGTATTTCATTGTCAGCTTTGCCATGTCGCACGCTGTCAAACAGCTTCAAAAGAGGATGGGTAAATGA
- a CDS encoding peptidylprolyl isomerase: protein MKLHLIRAGLLAALISAATAQAAPIAVDRVVAVVNKQAITYNELKERVKTVTRQMNVQKIPLPKTEVLESQVLERMVSEQVLLQLAFDTGIRVDDTQLDRTVERIAQQNNMSLPSFRAALKKDGIDFKQFREEIRSEIIISRLRDREVDNRVVVTDAEIDGQMKQQESQGEGGQEYQLSHILVSIPENATPEQIAKLREKTEKAAAEIQKGTNFSQVAASYSDAPDALEGGSLGWRPVGRLPSLFVEQIEKMKADQVSGVLKSAKGFHIIKLQDKRIKSEQMVVEQTHARHILIRTNEAVSEQEAKQSIDNIAARIKGGGKFEEIARQQSEDGSAPKGGDLGWLSPGDTVPEFEEAMNKLSPGQMSEPIRTAFGWHLIKVIERRNQDVSTDRLRSSIRQAIRARKSDESFVDWVRQQRDRAYVELKLEDR, encoded by the coding sequence ATGAAGTTGCATCTAATCCGTGCCGGCCTGCTGGCCGCCCTGATTTCCGCCGCAACCGCCCAGGCTGCGCCGATTGCCGTTGATCGTGTCGTCGCAGTGGTGAACAAGCAGGCGATTACTTATAACGAGCTGAAGGAACGGGTGAAAACGGTCACTCGGCAGATGAATGTTCAGAAAATCCCGCTCCCCAAGACAGAAGTACTGGAATCGCAAGTACTGGAACGGATGGTTAGTGAACAGGTATTGCTGCAATTGGCATTCGATACCGGTATTCGAGTGGACGATACTCAACTTGACCGAACTGTAGAGCGAATCGCACAACAGAATAATATGTCCCTGCCGTCTTTCCGTGCAGCGCTGAAAAAAGATGGGATCGACTTCAAGCAATTTCGTGAAGAGATCCGCAGTGAAATCATTATCAGCCGCCTACGCGATCGGGAGGTGGACAACCGAGTGGTCGTGACCGATGCAGAAATCGACGGCCAAATGAAGCAGCAAGAGAGCCAAGGGGAAGGCGGCCAGGAATATCAGCTGTCACATATTCTGGTATCGATCCCGGAAAACGCCACACCAGAACAGATCGCCAAACTGCGTGAAAAAACAGAGAAAGCCGCCGCCGAAATCCAGAAGGGCACCAACTTCTCGCAAGTAGCGGCCAGCTATTCCGATGCACCGGATGCACTGGAGGGGGGATCGTTGGGTTGGCGCCCAGTAGGGCGTCTACCAAGCCTGTTTGTCGAGCAAATCGAAAAAATGAAGGCTGATCAAGTCAGTGGCGTACTAAAGAGTGCCAAGGGCTTCCATATCATCAAACTGCAAGACAAGCGCATCAAGAGCGAACAAATGGTGGTTGAGCAGACCCACGCACGCCATATTCTGATTCGTACCAATGAGGCGGTTTCCGAGCAGGAAGCCAAGCAATCCATCGACAATATTGCGGCACGCATCAAAGGTGGTGGGAAATTTGAGGAAATTGCCCGTCAACAATCCGAGGACGGCAGCGCACCCAAAGGTGGTGACCTTGGTTGGCTCAGCCCAGGTGATACCGTACCTGAATTCGAAGAAGCCATGAACAAGCTCAGCCCCGGGCAAATGAGTGAACCGATACGTACCGCTTTTGGTTGGCATTTGATTAAGGTGATTGAGCGTCGCAATCAGGATGTCAGCACAGACCGGCTACGTAGTTCTATCCGCCAAGCGATCCGTGCCCGCAAGTCGGATGAAAGCTTTGTTGACTGGGTGCGCCAACAACGTGACCGGGCTTATGTCGAATTGAAGCTGGAAGATCGTTGA
- a CDS encoding phosphotransferase — translation MQRKQQIESWLADLFPGQSLNLVPASEDASQRRYFRTTLDDGSTRIIMDAPPAKEDCRPFIQIREVFANAGVHVPMIYAQDLAQGFLLLEDFGTTMYQDVLNADTMRNLYLDAIDAMINIQLASRPGVLPDYDEAFLAREIDIFQEWYLPHEAKLTLSTEQQGWFDNTKQVVLKSVLAQPKVFVHRDFHSRNLMVCKPNPGIIDFQGALYGPLAYDLMSLLKDAYLEWEEEQVLDLVIRYWERARKVGLPVPPDVTEFYKDFEMVGVQRQLKVVGIFARLAHRDGKTGYLIDLPRVWDYLRKNATRYIQLKPLLKLMDEIEGRQPQVGYTF, via the coding sequence ATGCAACGAAAGCAGCAAATTGAGTCCTGGCTGGCGGATTTGTTCCCCGGCCAATCCCTGAACCTGGTTCCAGCGTCGGAAGATGCCAGCCAGAGGCGTTATTTCCGCACCACGCTGGATGACGGCAGTACCCGAATTATCATGGATGCTCCCCCGGCAAAAGAGGATTGCCGCCCGTTTATCCAGATTCGCGAGGTATTCGCCAATGCTGGCGTGCATGTGCCAATGATCTATGCGCAGGATCTGGCACAGGGGTTTCTGTTGTTGGAGGATTTTGGCACAACGATGTATCAGGATGTGTTGAATGCTGACACCATGCGCAATCTGTACCTGGATGCGATTGATGCAATGATCAACATCCAGCTCGCCAGCCGCCCAGGTGTGCTACCAGATTACGATGAGGCTTTTCTGGCACGCGAGATCGATATCTTTCAGGAATGGTACTTGCCACATGAGGCAAAGTTGACTCTTTCTACAGAGCAGCAAGGTTGGTTTGATAACACGAAACAGGTCGTACTTAAAAGCGTACTGGCCCAGCCCAAAGTGTTTGTGCATCGTGATTTTCATTCCCGTAACCTGATGGTATGCAAACCCAACCCAGGCATCATTGATTTTCAGGGTGCACTGTATGGCCCATTGGCTTACGATTTGATGTCCTTGTTGAAAGATGCCTATCTGGAATGGGAAGAAGAGCAAGTGCTGGATCTGGTAATTCGATATTGGGAACGGGCACGTAAAGTGGGTTTGCCGGTACCGCCGGATGTGACCGAGTTTTATAAGGACTTCGAAATGGTCGGTGTACAGCGCCAACTCAAGGTGGTTGGCATTTTCGCGAGATTGGCACATCGGGATGGCAAAACAGGTTACCTCATCGATTTGCCTCGGGTTTGGGATTACCTGAGAAAGAATGCTACTCGCTATATCCAACTCAAACCTTTGCTGAAGTTGATGGATGAGATTGAAGGCCGTCAACCGCAGGTGGGCTATACCTTCTGA
- a CDS encoding amino acid ABC transporter permease has protein sequence MSYQWNWGVFFQTTPDGTDTYLGWLITGMKWTLSVSLSAWVIALVVGSVLGVLRTVPNRWLSGFATAYVELFRNIPLLVQLFIWFYVVPELLPESIKMAIFSLSPVTSQFIFGFVGLGMFTAARVCEQVRSGIQSLPVGQKNAGLAMGFTLAQTYRHVLLPMAFRIVIPPMTSEFMNIFKNSAVVSVIGMLELTGQARQLLEYTAHAYESFTAATLGYFLINVIVMYSMRWLENRTRVPGYMGGK, from the coding sequence ATGTCTTACCAATGGAACTGGGGAGTCTTCTTCCAGACCACACCGGATGGTACGGATACCTATCTCGGCTGGCTCATTACCGGTATGAAATGGACATTATCCGTTTCGCTTTCCGCCTGGGTAATTGCGTTGGTAGTCGGATCCGTACTGGGCGTTCTGCGCACAGTCCCCAATCGCTGGCTGTCCGGCTTTGCCACCGCTTATGTCGAACTATTCCGGAATATCCCGTTACTGGTTCAATTGTTCATCTGGTTCTATGTTGTTCCCGAACTGCTACCAGAAAGTATCAAGATGGCGATCTTCTCGCTGTCGCCAGTCACATCGCAGTTCATTTTCGGCTTTGTTGGCCTAGGTATGTTTACCGCTGCACGGGTCTGTGAACAAGTCCGGTCTGGGATCCAGTCCCTGCCGGTGGGCCAGAAAAATGCTGGGTTGGCCATGGGGTTCACCCTGGCTCAAACCTATCGCCATGTATTGCTACCCATGGCATTTCGCATCGTCATTCCACCGATGACGTCCGAGTTCATGAACATTTTCAAGAACTCCGCTGTTGTATCTGTAATTGGCATGCTGGAACTAACCGGCCAAGCTCGTCAGTTACTGGAATATACCGCTCACGCCTATGAATCCTTTACTGCCGCCACGCTAGGTTACTTCCTGATCAATGTGATTGTGATGTACTCCATGCGCTGGCTAGAAAACCGCACCCGTGTACCGGGCTACATGGGAGGTAAATAA
- the rsmA gene encoding 16S rRNA (adenine(1518)-N(6)/adenine(1519)-N(6))-dimethyltransferase RsmA, giving the protein MSQHIPRKRFGQNFLEDQGVIGDIIYAINPRQDDVIVEIGPGLGALTQPLLAHLKHLHCVEIDRDIIARLEKRYSADRLTIHGIDALKFDFCTLGDKLRIVGNLPYNISSPLLFHLAEYNSRIVDMHFMLQKEVVDRMVAEPSTADYGRLSVMLQYRFYMEKVLDVPPEAFNPPPKVDSAVVRMIPLPKPTLACQHIGQLEQLVTQAFSQRRKTLRNNLKEWLDITDFEQLGINPGLRPENLSVEDFVRMTNYLSSRLEK; this is encoded by the coding sequence ATGAGTCAACATATTCCGCGCAAGCGCTTTGGCCAGAACTTTCTGGAAGATCAAGGCGTCATTGGCGACATCATTTATGCCATCAATCCTCGCCAGGATGACGTCATTGTCGAAATTGGTCCAGGGCTTGGCGCCCTCACCCAACCATTGCTCGCTCACCTCAAGCACCTGCACTGTGTAGAAATTGATCGTGACATCATTGCGCGATTGGAAAAGCGATATTCAGCGGATCGACTAACCATCCATGGCATCGATGCCCTAAAGTTTGACTTTTGCACTTTAGGCGACAAACTTCGTATAGTCGGCAATTTGCCCTATAACATTTCATCACCACTGTTGTTTCATCTTGCTGAATACAACAGCCGCATTGTCGACATGCATTTCATGTTGCAAAAAGAAGTGGTCGATCGTATGGTTGCAGAGCCGTCTACAGCGGATTACGGCCGACTGTCTGTCATGTTGCAATATCGGTTCTACATGGAAAAAGTACTGGATGTACCGCCGGAAGCATTCAATCCACCACCCAAGGTAGATTCAGCAGTTGTTCGCATGATCCCGCTGCCTAAGCCCACTTTGGCTTGCCAGCACATTGGTCAGTTGGAACAACTTGTCACACAAGCCTTCTCACAACGCCGCAAAACTTTGCGCAATAATTTGAAAGAGTGGCTGGATATCACGGATTTTGAACAGTTGGGAATCAACCCGGGTCTGCGCCCTGAAAACCTGTCGGTAGAGGACTTTGTCAGGATGACCAATTACTTGTCATCTCGGCTTGAAAAGTAG
- the pdxA gene encoding 4-hydroxythreonine-4-phosphate dehydrogenase PdxA gives MAVAPLVLTSGEPAGIGPDLVLMLAQSAQIWPMVVLADQDLLAARAEQLGMQITLRSADSGPAQVGGGVLSVHHVPLQASCQAGKLNPANAGYVLALLEAAVIGCQTGRYAAMVTAPIHKGVINEAGIPFTGHTEWLAERTATSKVVMMLAGEAMRVALATTHLPLKDVSASLTIESLRQTLRILYHDLQNKFGFDNPRILVAGLNPHAGEGGHMGREEIDVIIPVLNQLRAEGMQLIGPLPADTLFNRPVLSQGDAVLAMYHDQGLPVLKYATFGEGINITLGLPIIRTSVDHGTALDLAGTGRADDGSLRAAVNLAQILANRTATH, from the coding sequence ATGGCAGTTGCCCCACTTGTTCTGACCAGCGGTGAGCCCGCTGGTATTGGTCCTGATCTGGTATTGATGTTGGCACAGTCAGCGCAGATTTGGCCTATGGTTGTCCTGGCAGACCAAGACCTGTTGGCAGCCCGCGCAGAACAGCTTGGCATGCAGATTACACTAAGATCTGCGGACTCAGGCCCAGCCCAAGTTGGCGGTGGTGTATTGTCAGTACACCATGTGCCACTGCAGGCAAGTTGCCAAGCAGGTAAATTGAACCCAGCTAATGCTGGTTACGTTCTGGCACTGCTTGAAGCTGCTGTCATTGGTTGCCAGACAGGTCGATATGCTGCCATGGTGACGGCCCCTATTCACAAAGGCGTCATCAATGAAGCGGGTATCCCGTTCACCGGCCATACCGAATGGCTAGCCGAACGTACAGCTACTTCAAAAGTGGTCATGATGTTGGCTGGCGAGGCGATGCGGGTTGCGCTTGCTACCACTCATCTGCCATTGAAAGACGTCTCAGCCTCGCTGACAATCGAGAGTCTGCGGCAGACATTACGGATTCTGTACCACGACCTGCAGAACAAATTCGGTTTTGACAATCCACGTATTCTGGTGGCTGGACTCAATCCTCACGCTGGTGAGGGAGGTCATATGGGACGGGAAGAAATCGATGTCATCATTCCTGTCTTGAATCAGCTACGTGCAGAAGGTATGCAACTGATTGGTCCATTACCAGCCGACACCCTGTTCAATCGTCCAGTCTTGTCGCAAGGTGACGCCGTATTGGCGATGTACCATGATCAAGGATTGCCAGTGCTGAAATATGCCACCTTTGGTGAAGGCATCAACATCACCCTCGGCCTACCGATCATTCGAACTTCGGTTGACCATGGTACCGCACTGGATCTGGCCGGAACTGGCCGAGCAGACGATGGTAGCTTGCGTGCGGCCGTCAATCTGGCACAGATACTGGCTAATCGCACAGCAACGCACTGA